A single genomic interval of Corvus cornix cornix isolate S_Up_H32 chromosome 1, ASM73873v5, whole genome shotgun sequence harbors:
- the BLZF1 gene encoding golgin-45 isoform X1, with the protein MTSLEKVDDASAPIRGPGDGMETEQTAGSVEVITGANTTNHHIHHSPHKKAASSLSPGVLQLGKVHADKSVEIEAIRILVPKAAITHVVPTKNAKVAKSVGHKGDTFHQSDGATDPQKEQIELKNAIEKLKNSEKRLLQDKEGLSNQLRIQTEVNRELKKLLVASVGDDLQYHFERMAREKNQLILENEVLGRNMAQLSEQLERMSIQCDVWRSKFLASRVMADELTNTRAILQRQTRDAQSAIQDLLNERDQFRQEMIDTHKLLEELMVSLQWGRQQTYYPSAQPYTTTELAAVNCKLAKAVSSHLLGNVGTNSPKKTSTTVEFCNTPAEKMAEMMLHVLDPAARPETSTEVSFSETSPSSFLSTKKSIGRFHPYTRYEDVTFNCCNHCQGELIAL; encoded by the exons ATGACATCTCTAGAAAAAG TTGATGATGCCTCAGCACCCATTCGAGGACCTGGAGATGGCATGGAAACAGAGCAAACAGCTGGATCAGTGGAAGTAATCACTGGAGCCAACACTACAAACCATCACATCCACCACAGCCCCCATAAAAAGGCAGCCTCTTCCCTGAGTCCCGGAgttctgcagctggggaaagTACATGCTGATAAATCAGTGGAGATTGAAGCTATTCGAATATTAGTCCCCAAAGCAGCTATCACCCATGTTGTTCCAACTAAAAATGCTAAGGTAGCTAAATCTGTGGGACATAAAGGAGACACATTCCATCAGTCAGATGGAGCCACAGATCCCCAGAAAGAACAGATAGAGCTGAAAAATGCAATTGAAAAGCTAAAGAATTCAGAAAAGCGGTTGTTACAGGATAAAGAAGGTCTCTCTAATCAGCTGCGTATACAGACAGAG GTTAATCGGGAGCTGAAGAAATTACTTGTTGCTTCTGTTGGGGATGACCTGCAGTATCACTTTGAACGGATGGCTCGTGAGAAGAATCAGCTCATCCTAGAAAACGAAGTCCTGGGCCGGAATATGGCTCAGCTGTCTGAACAATTGGAGCGCATGTCTATACAATGTGATGTGTGGAGAAGCAAATTCCTAGCAAGCAG GGTGATGGCTGATGAGCTGACCAATACCAGAGCAATTCTTCAGCGCCAAACTAGGGATGCACAAAGTGCAATCCAGGACTTGCTGAATGAACGCGATCAGTTCCGTCAAGAGATGATTGATACGCACAA GCTTCTGGAGGAGCTCATGGTTTCTCTTCAGTGGGGGAGACAACAGACATACTATCCTAGTGCCCAGCCTTACACTACAACAGAGCTAGCAGCTGTGAATTGTAAGCTAGCCAAAGCTGTAAGCTCGCATCTTCTAGGAAATGTTGGCACTAACAGTCCAAAAAAGACTTCAACAACTGTGGAGTTTTGCAATACCCCTGCTGAGAAAATGGCTGAAATG ATGCTACATGTACTGGATCCAGCTGCACGTCCAGAAACATCaacagaagtttctttttctgagacttctccatcttctttcctttccacaaAGAAAAGTATTGGAAGGTTTCACCCATATACAAGATACGAAGATGTAACCTTCAATTGTTGCAATCACTGTCAAGGAGAGCTGATAGCCCTTTAA
- the BLZF1 gene encoding golgin-45 isoform X2, protein MTSLEKVDDASAPIRGPGDGMETEQTAGSVEVITGANTTNHHIHHSPHKKAASSLSPGVLQLGKVHADKSVEIEAIRILVPKAAITHVVPTKNAKVAKSVGHKGDTFHQSDGATDPQKEQIELKNAIEKLKNSEKRLLQDKEGLSNQLRIQTEVNRELKKLLVASVGDDLQYHFERMAREKNQLILENEVLGRNMAQLSEQLERMSIQCDVWRSKFLASRVMADELTNTRAILQRQTRDAQSAIQDLLNERDQFRQEMIDTHKLLEELMVSLQWGRQQTYYPSAQPYTTTELAAVNCKLAKAVSSHLLGNVGTNSPKKTSTTVEFCNTPAEKMAEMDFSICHFII, encoded by the exons ATGACATCTCTAGAAAAAG TTGATGATGCCTCAGCACCCATTCGAGGACCTGGAGATGGCATGGAAACAGAGCAAACAGCTGGATCAGTGGAAGTAATCACTGGAGCCAACACTACAAACCATCACATCCACCACAGCCCCCATAAAAAGGCAGCCTCTTCCCTGAGTCCCGGAgttctgcagctggggaaagTACATGCTGATAAATCAGTGGAGATTGAAGCTATTCGAATATTAGTCCCCAAAGCAGCTATCACCCATGTTGTTCCAACTAAAAATGCTAAGGTAGCTAAATCTGTGGGACATAAAGGAGACACATTCCATCAGTCAGATGGAGCCACAGATCCCCAGAAAGAACAGATAGAGCTGAAAAATGCAATTGAAAAGCTAAAGAATTCAGAAAAGCGGTTGTTACAGGATAAAGAAGGTCTCTCTAATCAGCTGCGTATACAGACAGAG GTTAATCGGGAGCTGAAGAAATTACTTGTTGCTTCTGTTGGGGATGACCTGCAGTATCACTTTGAACGGATGGCTCGTGAGAAGAATCAGCTCATCCTAGAAAACGAAGTCCTGGGCCGGAATATGGCTCAGCTGTCTGAACAATTGGAGCGCATGTCTATACAATGTGATGTGTGGAGAAGCAAATTCCTAGCAAGCAG GGTGATGGCTGATGAGCTGACCAATACCAGAGCAATTCTTCAGCGCCAAACTAGGGATGCACAAAGTGCAATCCAGGACTTGCTGAATGAACGCGATCAGTTCCGTCAAGAGATGATTGATACGCACAA GCTTCTGGAGGAGCTCATGGTTTCTCTTCAGTGGGGGAGACAACAGACATACTATCCTAGTGCCCAGCCTTACACTACAACAGAGCTAGCAGCTGTGAATTGTAAGCTAGCCAAAGCTGTAAGCTCGCATCTTCTAGGAAATGTTGGCACTAACAGTCCAAAAAAGACTTCAACAACTGTGGAGTTTTGCAATACCCCTGCTGAGAAAATGGCTGAAATG